The DNA region CATTCCTGCATGTCACAAGATATTACATTCTCTTAATGCCCTGGGCTGACTTCACATCCCTTGTTGGTTTGTGGAAAATGAGAGGCTGATGAATCAAATCCAAGTTTCCTGAATGACAGTGATAAAGAAACTTCTCTAGGCTACCAACTCAGGAGTCTCCTTGTTGAATAAGCGTCAGCAACAACAATATGGGAATCTACAGGTCAATACAGGTTTGAGAAGTCCCTCCATCCTGCAAAGAATCCAAAGAGTGAATAAAATGCAGTTGTCATACTGCAAGAAAATGAACTTTACATCTGTGTGATAAAATTGTGGGCACAGAATAAAATTCTCAAATCAACACACGTATCAAGGCCAATATAAAGGTTTCTATGTTTGTGGGCACAATAGAATGCAATTGGCCTAATAATGATAGGATATTTTTCAGAGTAATAAAAtatggtttctttttatttgccttccatTTTTTGAATTGTAGAGAGAACacttaggtcatgttttcaagtttttctctgcaatgatAAGGACTAAAAActtacttttttgtttaaaatgaaagctgagattctcatgtagtcctgtgactccagaagctggaaatttaagaaaatatttggaTATCACGAGGCTTAAGATAAAACCATGAGAACCGGCAACACTGCTAGCACTGTGGCTGGGTTTACATATATTTGCATTAACAATCTATCAAGGTACCTATAAAGCATCAATCATTGCAGTACCCAGGCATGAATTTCCCCAAATACTTTACAAATGTTAACAAATTAAAACCGTGAGATATTATTATTACCATCACCCAGGGCCCCACACACTCTAGGGTACAATGGGACTAACTGCTGGAGCAATAACCTCTAAGCTCCCTGCAATGTTACTTTATCCTGTTGTCACATAATACCTTCCTTTCCATCCCTGTACCTTCACATTATCCCACACACCTATGGCTGGCTGCTCATAGCTGAAAATGTTCATTGATGTAAAATGTGTTGGTTATTTTCCACAGTGATTTAGTTTGAGGAGGGGTTTTCCCTCCCTACTGTACTCTCCAGGCAGCCAGGCTGCCCTCTCCAGGCCTTGATCCCATGATCTAGTCCAGCATAAAGTTTCCTAACCCTCCCCTATATATTCCAACAAAACTTCAGCATTTCTTTGTGCTGGCTGTCCGGGCCTCAACTGCTGTGCTCTTCTCCAGGCAGCATGCCTCGCCCGCTTAACTTTCTGGCTGCTCCACAGCTACAACCTTGGCTAACCAAACCCCAGATGCTTGGCTCTATGGAAGAGTGCAGGGGGCGTGCACTGTAATCCGATCCACTCCCCTTTGTGGAGAAAACTGGAGAAGGAGAGACAGTGAAGGCAGGGCccagcagggcagagagagaaaataaaatgcttgGCTGCAGCAAAATGATTTCCAGAGGTTCTGATCAATTGCAGCTCCCACCAAAAGCCAATGGATGATGTAGGTGGTCAGCATATCTAAAAATCAGGCCAGTCCTAAATATGGCTTTAGGTCCCTAACTGTAACTACCTAAGCTTGAAAAATGTAGCCAAAGCAGAACACTTTCTGGCTACAAAGTTTTTTCATGAGATAATGATTTGCTTGTGACATAGTCTGAATATGGTCTGTACTTTACATTCCACATTGCACTGTGATCTCACATGCCAAACAGGGTTGGGGCCTGTGGGTACGTGAATGGGAGATTTCCAAGGCACATCTGAACACTTCAGAAAGAAACAGTAACAGGCAGTCTTCTGTATCAGCCACTGGGGCATTGTGTTGTTGGATATACCATTGTTTGGGCTCACTGCAGCATGGGTAGCTACATTCCACCAATGTCAATCCCCTGCTGTTTCAACTGGATTCTTTTCTTCCTTTACTAAACGGTTTTCTAGTGGTGGTGTGTGCTAATAAAGCCTGATCTGACCATCATTACAGCCAGTGGGAGACCTACCCTGAAACAGTTGCTGTGTTTCACCTCTAAGAGGGATGAAATTTCAGTGCTGGTAGAAATGATCTGTATGTCCAGTTTACAGAgcaatttgtaaaatgctttgtgatcCTTGGGGAAGAAGGGCACTATTAGAAATTGAAGATCATCACAAACACATTCGTtacatttatatacattttaagtgCTTGCTGTTTAATACATTacaaatctaaaaataaatgcaaacctCCAACTTTTTATATCAAAAGACAATTATAATATGTAACCTTCATTTTTGTGCACTGATGTTAAAGTGCATTACACTCTAAAGGAACTTCCTTGGTTCATTGGGTGTTTTATGAATataagggaagggagggaaaggaaagaaaatacttgATAGTGCTATCTGAAAGGTGCTTATGCCACAGAAAATGGTATCATCTTTACAGCAAGAGGGAATAAAAGACACAACGGTGCTTGTCTTTGACACGAAGgaccctttacaccactctgacagCAAAAACAGACCTTAAAGTGGGTGTGTATTATATTGATGCttactttaaggcccctttatgctgttAGAATGGTTTAAAGCTGCCTGAGAATAAGCGTGTATGAGGCCACAATGTAGCCAAAGTCATTCAGTGAAGGTGAATCGTTCCAAACATCACGCTATTTCAGATAACTGCCTTCTGGTTTGCAAATGTTCAAATGGAGTTTGAGGTCAATAGAAGGGTTGGGATATAGGCTCTAGAGCCAAGcaccatttgttttttatttaactctttgcagtagattaaaaaaaaacacttgggaCTCTGGCAAGATTCTGGTAAATGAACTGTGTTAATTCTTACCAAGAATTTATTCGGCTATTTTTTCAATGGAGATTTTAGATCCATTTATCTTTGCATGGGCAGAGAGTGGCATTATTCTTAATAAACTGATTTGATGTGCCCTAGAAGTTTCACACTTTCACACTGGATTATGcactggaaaggaaggaaacCAATTCAAACATAAAAACAGAAGACTGtccaatgaaactgaaaggtggcaaaCTCAAAACCAATACAGGGAAATACTTTTTCAAGCAATGTATAATTAGCTTGTAGCTCTCATTGTCATATGATGTTGTTGAGGCCAAAAACGTAGCAAGATCCGAAGAGGGATTGGATATTTAtctggataacaagaatattcaCAGTTATAATACTTAAGgcaaataaaaaggcttggaagggatattaaactgCAGGCTTTTTTGCATAAGCCATTCTCTAAATATAAGAGATCAGGATGAGAACTCcatgggggcagattatcccccctgaggggtttcttgcaccttcctacAAAACAGAAGGTGCTTGTCTCCATTGGAGACAGGCTGCTGGAAAACATGGACCTTGAGTCTGATTTGGTATGCGGTACTGCTGATCTCAATGGTTCTCTTTCTCTGGAGCCACattattttttcagtcttttctctaAAACCATTTGGACTAGACATTTagggtttttaaaaggaaaattcagaTGCTTATGTATTCCCCAAGAATtgaggctttcagaaaaacacaaatatcatgagatttgtgataaaatcaGTGCAAGCTGGCGACGTTGAACTGTATTATTGAGTATTATATTCCTACAGTCCTAAATGTCCCATTCATTCATACATCATGTGTCTTTCAAACATAAAGCTAGTGAGAGAGTCGGGATAGACCGAAGGGAGAATGAATGGAATTCCATATACTTAAACTTAGAAAACAAACTTAAAAGAACTCTCACCAGCATTATTAAATCAGCAAACATAATACAAACAGCAATAAGAACTCCATCCTGCTCCCATCAATGTCAATGACAAATTTctctttgacatcagtggaagcagaatcagggcctcacGTTTCACAGCCTTagcaatgatttattttatttttttttaaacctgttcctaaaaaTGTTTCCGGAAAAGAGTTATATCCATGGGAGACAGACTCTTAAGAGTAAAGATAAATATGAACAGagtttatttttatatgttttgGATTTATGTAAGAAAAATATCTTTCACAATAAAAAGAACTGATACAAAATTGTTTCTCATAAATGGACAGCACTGCTGGTTATAAAAAAGAATGATATCCTGTCTCATATTGGGCAACCAAAAAAGACTATGTGTAGAATATACGGAAGAATCTTGACCCACTAAAAAAAGAGCTACTGTAGCATTTACCGTGACCTACAAAACACGAGGAATTTTTTACCCATCATAAAAAGTGTTCGCTTTAGAGAACTCTCTTTTAAAACTCTAAAAATAGTGTTTGAGAAGAGTCTGTGTTTCTGTTTAGATCTCCTCTTCGACTTTCAAGATCATTCCCGAGAACACCTcgatccctgactgccccacagACTCGCCGCTGGCTATCCGGGAGGGCAGATGGGCAGAAGTCCCAGAGGTGCAGTCTTGCACAAAATGTACTGTCTCCCTGCGCGGATGCTGGTAGTCAACCAGCTTCTCCAGTGTCCGGTTGAGTGACTCGACATTGTCTGCCAGCCTCTTGTTCTGTTCCACTAAGTTCTCCAAGATGAGATTCTGCTGGATCATGAGGGAGCTCTGCTGCTGGTACCAGGAGGACAAGAGGGTGCTTTGCTGGAGATGGGCATCCATCAGCTGTTTCTCAAACTCTGAGATGTTGTACTTCCGCTTAGGATGCCGGGCAGTCTGGGATGACTGCCTCCCATAGGCAGCCCGCTGTTGCATCTGTGGAGAGGAaggtggggatggagaggaaactgaggtgtGCAGTGCCCCCCGCTGCTCTAATGCATCTGTCTCAGCTGGCATAGGCATTTCAATAGTCCTCAAAGGCACCCATGTGCAACCAggcacttcctcctcctcatctgtgGGGGATCAAAATATCAAAACATGAGTTCTTTACACGTTAGCAACATAGAAAGCAGCCTCTTTGGTTAATATGCTAAAGGAATGATGTCTGCTGTGTGGGTGTGCATATGAGCTTAGGAAAGGGGCATTAGTTTGACTGTATGCATATGAATGTCTCAATAGGTCTCGCGCTTTGTATTTGTAAACCAgagggatctctctctctctctctctctctcatgtaacTGTTTCATCTGAAATATTAGGTGATAAGGTCCTGGGATGTTAAATGTCCTCGTGTCCCGTAGATGATTTCCTGCTCTGCAGGCTGAATTCCTTTGAGTAACTCCAAGCTCCTGTACAAGGAGGCATCCCTGTCCTGGAGGATGGGGCTGAAACATAAGACTCCAGGATCAAAAGCTGTTGTGTGAGAGGTTCTGCCTATTTGGATCTGAGATTTCATTTGCAGAGTCCTCTCTTGCTATAAGGTTGGCTGTTGCAATCTAACTTTGCAGTGGAGATCACTTCACAGCCACCAAAGATAACCTTACAGAGAAAGGCTCAtcaccctcccctttccccccagctttCCCCAGTCTGTTGATGTgtgtggattggatgaatggtTTTGTTTAGGACTCTTTACCTGACTGAAGCTCCAGAGGTATATGAGGGCCATCAGTGTGCATaacatcatcaccaccaccaccatcctcctcctctgccaccaTTCTGGCCTCAGCCTGTATAATAGTCGCCTCCTGCCCAAGCAAAGGACTTTCCAAAATCCGCACCAGCACAGTATCAGGTCTGGGCTCCCTCGTTGAGCGACTCATCTCCACCAGCTTCTCCTTGGTGCGCCTCTTCATATCATCCCATCTCCTCCGGAGGTCCCGGGTGGTCCTGGGGGACCTGGCAACAGCATTGATCTTCCTGGCAATGCTGCACCATATCTTCTCCCTCTCTGGCTGGCTCAGGTTGACTCTCTCACTCCCATAGAGCCTAGCGTGATTTTTGGTCACCTCCGCCACCAAAATCTCAAGTTCTACAggagaaaacttttttttcctcttctggggGCCAGCAGCCATTTTAAATCTGCTCCTCTTGCAAAAAACGAAACAGGAAGGGGCAATTTGATGGTGGATTCTAATCAGGACCACTGCACATTGAAACACACTCATGAAATACGCATGCTACGCTGATGCTGGTCAGTTCCTGTTCATGCACTGGGCCATAATGTGGCAAAGTATATAGCTGTGTCCTTGCTAACAATGACAATGACTAACAAAACATTATATGAGGGGCCTTGATGTTACTGGAGCGTCACTGGAACAGAAATGAAGAGACACACAAGGataaaatcctcagctggtgtaaactggtatacctctattgacttcaatggagttatgctgatttacaccagctgaggatctgagccacACTCTTTAACAGGTTGAAATAAGCTTTGGGTCAGATCCTCCACTCATTAGCCCTGAAATAATTGAGGAGTAACCCCAGTGAACTCAAACTGGTGTAGGTCTGAAGAGAATCAGCCTCACTGGACTTTCTCAAGCTCAGAACATCACACACAGCTGGAAAACTCCATTTTTTTCTGGCAGCAGTTTTATACTGTGCAATTCCCATGACTTAAGGGGAGTTAATCCTGAATTACACAAAAGGAGAATCACCCTCCTAGAGTCTGACCTCGACCTCACTTATATTTTTACAACAGTTAACCCCCCCCGACTTCACTAGAGCCGCTCCTTATTTACAACCATGACTGTGATACAGAAAGAAGCCTAGAGAGTCTGCATGTTAGCATTATAGCTGCTTAAAAAGGCAGGTTAACAGCATCAGATGGTAAGAATCATGCAAACAAGAGACAGAAAAGATATCTGGGGCCAGATTCACTGGTATAGCCTGGTGGGGTAAAATTGCTGTGAATCGCGTTTATCTGGTCGGTTACACAGGGTTTTGCAACTGCTTTGCGGCACTAGAGTGACACAAAATAGCTGGAGGTATAGGTCCATTACATCATCCTGTGCAATTCCCTGCTGGTAAAGAATCATTCCCAGAGGTCTTTTCTTCAGTTACACTGTTACAACAATAGTCAGCAGGTGCAACTCCTATAGAAGTCCTGGTGCCAAATTCAGCAATGAAGTAAGACAGGGGTTTAAACTGGTTAGGGAATAGATGTAACTGTAACTTAAACCAATTTGGCAGTCACAGGAAAGGGGATGTAATCAGGGATAAGAGAGGAGAGGGGGCGTAGCAAGAAAAGCAATAGAAGGGTTCAAGACAAAGTAGGTGTAGGATCGGAAGAGGGAATGGGATTACTTATCtacaacctccttgctggctgctTTTTCTATCGCAGCATTCTCTTTGGGCCTCTCTGTATGTgagaaactcatttttaaaatgcgACAAATTATACCTCTTTTCGGATCTAATTACAGGTAACTTGCACCATCTTTTTATCACTGTTGA from Chelonoidis abingdonii isolate Lonesome George chromosome 2, CheloAbing_2.0, whole genome shotgun sequence includes:
- the TSNARE1 gene encoding t-SNARE domain-containing protein 1 isoform X2 — protein: MSYGSIDGSGFGSRNPFGGPSRQGYQPLATQIDPNELQELFQETSANIFRINSNVTSLERTLRSLGTLNDTQELRDGLHATQQETNKTITTSTKAIKQLSEIIRGSSRQERLQLDRLNNQLSDAIQRYGAVQKKIAERSKALLPSTQRSSKQSPKTPFSDLADDEKIFNGGDGMWQNQSQDQALLSEITEEDLEAIRLREEAIQQIESDMLDVNQIIKDLASMVYEQGDTIDSIEANIETASSNVESANEQLAKASRHQRSRFKMAAGPQKRKKKFSPVELEILVAEVTKNHARLYGSERVNLSQPEREKIWCSIARKINAVARSPRTTRDLRRRWDDMKRRTKEKLVEMSRSTREPRPDTVLVRILESPLLGQEATIIQAEARMVAEEEDGGGGDDVMHTDGPHIPLELQSDEEEEVPGCTWVPLRTIEMPMPAETDALEQRGALHTSVSSPSPPSSPQMQQRAAYGRQSSQTARHPKRKYNISEFEKQLMDAHLQQSTLLSSWYQQQSSLMIQQNLILENLVEQNKRLADNVESLNRTLEKLVDYQHPRRETVHFVQDCTSGTSAHLPSRIASGESVGQSGIEVFSGMILKVEEEI